One Glycine max cultivar Williams 82 chromosome 3, Glycine_max_v4.0, whole genome shotgun sequence DNA window includes the following coding sequences:
- the LOC100799520 gene encoding adenylate isopentenyltransferase 3, chloroplastic gives MTMTMSRVMCRPTQPLKNVPSNSSISGQNQIIRPKEKVVLVMGATGSGKTRLSIDLATCFPSEIINSDKIQVYSGLDVVTNKATKEEQRGVPHHLLGTQNPNTEFTASDFCHMASHAIESITHREKVPIIVGGSNSYIEALVDKFGPRYDWCCLWVDVSTSVLHSYVAQRVDHMLGGGMVNELRPFFSPNGDYSKGIRKAIGVPEFDAYFRREAFSSNETRVSLLQDAVRDVKRNTCHLACKQIGRIHRLRSVKGWKIHRVCATPVFQKRGQEANDAWKNIVAQPCASIVSHFLYSTANHDYQPLELIR, from the coding sequence ATGACTATGACCATGTCAAGAGTGATGTGTAGGCCAACACAACCACTGAAAAACGTTCCTTCTAATTCTTCCATTAGTGGCCAAAACCAGATAATAAGGCCAAAAGAGAAGGTAGTGTTGGTGATGGGAGCAACCGGAAGCGGCAAAACAAGGTTGTCGATCGACCTAGCCACATGTTTTCCATCAGAAATAATAAACTCCGACAAAATACAAGTCTACTCAGGCTTGGACGTTGTCACAAACAAAGCAACAAAAGAAGAACAACGTGGGGTCCCACACCACTTGCTGGGGACACAGAACCCAAACACAGAGTTCACAGCCTCCGACTTCTGCCACATGGCATCACACGCCATTGAATCCATCACTCACCGCGAGAAGGTTCCAATAATCGTGGGAGGCTCCAACTCATACATTGAAGCCTTGGTCGACAAGTTCGGGCCACGTTACGATTGGTGTTGTCTCTGGGTTGATGTTTCCACGTCCGTGCTTCACTCCTACGTTGCGCAGCGCGTGGATCACATGCTTGGTGGCGGAATGGTGAACGAGTTGAGACCCTTTTTCAGTCCCAACGGGGATTACTCGAAGGGGATAAGAAAGGCAATTGGGGTGCCGGAATTTGATGCCTATTTTCGAAGGGAAGCGTTTTCGAGCAACGAGACGAGGGTGAGTTTGTTGCAGGATGCGGTGAGGGATGTGAAGAGGAACACGTGCCACCTAGCATGCAAGCAGATTGGGAGGATTCACAGGTTGAGGAGTGTTAAGGGGTGGAAGATTCACCGTGTTTGTGCCACTCCCGTGTTTCAGAAACGTGGCCAGGAAGCGAATGATGCGTGGAAGAACATTGTGGCGCAGCCTTGTGCCTCCATAGTTTCCCATTTTCTCTATAGTACTGCAAATCATGATTATCAACCTCTGGAGTTAATTCGTTAA